The genome window CTCGCCTCAGGCGCCGTCACGCTCTGGCTGATCGTCCGGTGTTGCCGAGCACGCCCGGAGTTTGGGGGATCCTGGTCATCGGCCGGCGCGCTGTTCCTCTATGCCGCCGCCTTCTCGTTTGCTTACATGACGTTGCCGACCGGTACGGGGGCGTTGCTGCTCTTTGGCGCCGTGCAAGCCACGATGATCGGGGCAGGACTGTGGGCCGGCGAACGGATGAGCACAGGGCAATGGGGAGGGTTCGTCCTCGCGCTGGGCGGCCTGGCTGCCCTACTGTCGCCGGGGCTTTCGTCTCCGCCCCTCGGCGGGTCGGTCTTGATGCTCGCAGCCGGCCTCGCCTGGGGAATCTATTCGTTGCAGGGCCGGCATCGTGACGATCCGGCCGGCGCAACGGCGGGAAACTTTTTACGGACGCTTCCGCTGGCGGGGCTGTTGAGCCTGGCGGCCTGGCCCTGGATGCGGCTGGATGGAGCCGGCGCGCTCTACGCCGTCCTGTCCGGCGCATTCGCGTCCGGCGTGGGCTATGCGGTCTGGTACGCCGCGTTGCGCGGGCTGACGGCCACCCGCGCCGCGACAGTTCAGCTCTGCGTGCCGGTTCTGGCGGCGTTCGGTGGCGTCGGTTTTCTGGGAGAGCCGGTTACATCACGCCTGGTCATAGCCGCGACTGCGATTCTCGGCGGCGTCGCGCTGGTTCTTTTCCGTCGCACCGCTCACAGCGGATAAACCCCTATCCTCGCGACGAATATCCTCAACTCAATTTGCCCGAATTGTCAGCTGCGTCACAGAGTGCTTGAAGGCCAACTGATAGGGTGCGGCCATCATAACCTGAAGCATCGCGTCACTCCAACCTGGCCCTCACCCAACGAGGACCTGATTCGGGCAGAGGAGGATCCCATGTCACGCAAACACGAGTGGAAAACGAACGGCGGCAAGACCGAGGCGGAGAAGCCAAATGCGTCACAGTTACAGCAGGAAATCGAACAGCTGGCCTACACCCTTTTTTGCCAGTGCGGCTATGAGCATGGTCACGATCTTGAGCACTGGGCTGAGGCTGAACGGCGGGTGCACGAACGGCATCGGGGAAAAGGCACGAAGGGCGAATAGTCTGCATGGTGCTCATGATGCTGAGCCGTCCCCATGTTTCGGCCCTGCCGCCACGGTTGCCCTTGAAAGGAAATAAATCTTGAGCTTGTTGCGTTCAATGCCAGGGGCCTCGTTGATCGATATTTTTCTGGCTGGTCCTGAATTTGCGCGGCCTCTGCATGAATTTGCTCAGCAGCGAATGCGAACTCCTTCACCCTTTACCGATCGCTGCGCTTTCTGCGAATTTTCGCACACTGAGGCGCGGCCAGGCATGGGCATGACCGGCAACTGATCCAACAGCTCGGGCTGAATCTCGCGGAAGCGGACGTCACTGAGCGGCTGAAGCCGGTCTTCCGCTATGTGCGCAAACTGACCCTCCTGCCGGACCAAGTCAATCAGGCCGATGTCACGGCTATCTATGAGGCAGGGTGGGACGACACTGCCCTGTCCCACGCAGTACTGGTTTGCGCCTCTTTCAATTTCATGAATCGGTGGGTGGACGGTTTGGGGATTGAAGCCGACCCCGCGGTGGCGCGGAGGGCCGGCGAGATGCTGCACCAGAAAGGCTATACGGCAGTCATCGAGTTGCTGGATCACGCCCGGATACGAAGTCTGCCCGTCGGAGCAACAGGGGAGGCAAAGTCCGTTTCCTCCTAAGCGCCTATGAGTTGGCGTGACACGCACTCTTGCCTCAACGGCGTACCGGCTCAACGTCTGTTCGCTGGCGTACGCCTGCCTGTGATCGACGCCGGACGATGACGGCGGCCTCGAATTTCTCCCCCCGTTCAAAGCAAGAAACATCGAGCCTGTCCGAGGCTTCGCAGTCGATCCGGAATATCGGAGCCTGCATCGAAAAAGAACGTTCCTCAGCCATACAGAATATTCGGTGTAAGCCGTTGGGAAATTAGACAGCTCTGTGATTCTCGAGCAGTGCGTGAAGGGTGGCACATCGCATGCTTTGCTATTGAGACAGGAGTGCCCGTGATTTCTGAAATGGGACATCAAACAATCAAACAAAAGGCTGGGTGGTCGATGGCGTTACAACGTGGGAGCCTCAGGAGTATCGATCAGAATTGTGCAAAAAAGTCAGGTTGGATGGTCACACTCTGGGCGTTCTCTGTGGGCCTGCTCATGGTCATCGCGGGGTGTAGCACGGCTCCTGCCCCTCTTCAAGCAGTGGAGTCGCCGGCTCTATCCACAGCGCCGCGCGAGGGGTCCGAGCCGGAGCCGAAGACGGCATCTCCGCGTGAGGGAGCCG of Nitrospira defluvii contains these proteins:
- a CDS encoding DUF2934 domain-containing protein; protein product: MSRKHEWKTNGGKTEAEKPNASQLQQEIEQLAYTLFCQCGYEHGHDLEHWAEAERRVHERHRGKGTKGE
- a CDS encoding DMT family transporter, giving the protein MAPSLLHTTILTLLALAAFAGNSVLCRLALTRTDIDPASFSSIRLASGAVTLWLIVRCCRARPEFGGSWSSAGALFLYAAAFSFAYMTLPTGTGALLLFGAVQATMIGAGLWAGERMSTGQWGGFVLALGGLAALLSPGLSSPPLGGSVLMLAAGLAWGIYSLQGRHRDDPAGATAGNFLRTLPLAGLLSLAAWPWMRLDGAGALYAVLSGAFASGVGYAVWYAALRGLTATRAATVQLCVPVLAAFGGVGFLGEPVTSRLVIAATAILGGVALVLFRRTAHSG